One Nicotiana tomentosiformis chromosome 4, ASM39032v3, whole genome shotgun sequence genomic window carries:
- the LOC104091069 gene encoding methyltransferase-like protein 2 isoform X1, whose amino-acid sequence MKNNQLQLFSESGIYQLTSNAFFIDPVRILNRSYTRFRVSPSTYYSRFFDSSNSTQVPKASEDSRKRKRKQKKKPQSLNEREQIADRRHQEVKPLLLKAHEALIEATDLLKVLRNLRNDGCAVGECKELSEESSELSFMELGSVWQAPLYEIVLNYYQDDKTFHNGGSVLAQSIEQSVTPVFNNLVANEGSCDIEAELFNHKYIIPIRSCFYMSDLRQIENLIPADSDCGFNLIVIDPPWENGSAHQKLRYPTLPNRYYLSLPVKQLCHTSGSLVALWVTNREKLRGFVENDLFPKWGVKYAASFYWLKVKANGMMTGELDLFHHRPYECLLLGYCEGKETDSDNIKRLNPIPDNRVFVSVPGDYSRKPPIGEISLRQPMTKQWE is encoded by the exons ATGAAAAACAATCAACTGCAATTGTTTTCAGAATCCGGCATTTATCAGTTAACCTCAAATGCCTTCTTTATCGACCCGGTTCGAATTCTCAACCGTTCATACACCCGGTTTAGGGTTTCTCCTTCTACGTACTACTCTCGCTTCTTCGATTCCTCGAACTCAACACAAGTTCCAAAAGCTTCCGAAGATTCTAGAAAACGAAAACGTAAACAGAAGAAGAAGCCTCAATCTCTCAATGAACGCGAACAAATCGCCGATCGTCGTCATCAG GAGGTGAAGCCGTTATTGTTGAAAGCGCATGAAGCCTTGATTGAAGCTACTGATCTTTTGAAAGTTTTGAGGAATTTGAGGAACGATGGATGTGCTGTGGGGGAATGTAAAGAGTTGTCAGAGGAAAGTAGTGAGCTTTCGTTTATGGAGCTCGGAAGTGTTTGGCAAGCTCCATTGTATGAGATTGTTCTCAATTATTATCAAGATGATAAAACTTTCCACAATGGAG GTTCAGTTCTTGCTCAGAGCATTGAGCAAAGTGTGACCCCTGTATTTAATAATCTAGTCGCTAATGAGGGAAGCTGTGATATAGAAGCGGAGCTTTTCAATCACAAGTATATTATTCCCATAAGGAGTTGTTTCTATATG TCTGATTTGCGGCAGATTGAGAACTTAATCCCAG CTGATTCTGATTGTGGCTTCAATCTCATAGTTATAGATCCCCCTTGGGAAAATGGCAGCGCTCACCAGAAACTGAG GTACCCAACTTTGCCTAACCGATACTACTTATCTCTCCCCGTCAAGCAACTTTGTCATACCTCTGGATCTCTTGTTGCATTGTGGGTTACCAACAGGGAAAAGTTGCGAGGTTTTGTGGAGAATGATTTGTTTCCGAAATGGGGAGTAAAATATGCAGCTAGCTTTTACTGGTTGAAG GTTAAAGCAAATGGGATGATGACCGGTGAATTGGACCTCTTTCATCATCGGCCATATGAATGCCTTCTCCTAGGATACTGTGAGGGAAAG GAGACTGATTCTGACAATATAAAAAGACTGAATCCTATACCAGATAATCGAGTATTCGTCAGTGTTCCTGGTGATTATTCAAGGAAACCCCCCATTGGAG
- the LOC104091069 gene encoding methyltransferase-like protein 2 isoform X2 translates to MKNNQLQLFSESGIYQLTSNAFFIDPVRILNRSYTRFRVSPSTYYSRFFDSSNSTQVPKASEDSRKRKRKQKKKPQSLNEREQIADRRHQEVKPLLLKAHEALIEATDLLKVLRNLRNDGCAVGECKELSEESSELSFMELGSVWQAPLYEIVLNYYQDDKTFHNGGSVLAQSIEQSVTPVFNNLVANEGSCDIEAELFNHKYIIPIRSCFYMSDLRQIENLIPADSDCGFNLIVIDPPWENGSAHQKLRYPTLPNRYYLSLPVKQLCHTSGSLVALWVTNREKLRGFVENDLFPKWGVKYAASFYWLKVKANGMMTGELDLFHHRPYECLLLGYCEGKETDSDNIKRLNPIPDNRVFVSVPGDYSRKPPIGASDNFPPTIAHMN, encoded by the exons ATGAAAAACAATCAACTGCAATTGTTTTCAGAATCCGGCATTTATCAGTTAACCTCAAATGCCTTCTTTATCGACCCGGTTCGAATTCTCAACCGTTCATACACCCGGTTTAGGGTTTCTCCTTCTACGTACTACTCTCGCTTCTTCGATTCCTCGAACTCAACACAAGTTCCAAAAGCTTCCGAAGATTCTAGAAAACGAAAACGTAAACAGAAGAAGAAGCCTCAATCTCTCAATGAACGCGAACAAATCGCCGATCGTCGTCATCAG GAGGTGAAGCCGTTATTGTTGAAAGCGCATGAAGCCTTGATTGAAGCTACTGATCTTTTGAAAGTTTTGAGGAATTTGAGGAACGATGGATGTGCTGTGGGGGAATGTAAAGAGTTGTCAGAGGAAAGTAGTGAGCTTTCGTTTATGGAGCTCGGAAGTGTTTGGCAAGCTCCATTGTATGAGATTGTTCTCAATTATTATCAAGATGATAAAACTTTCCACAATGGAG GTTCAGTTCTTGCTCAGAGCATTGAGCAAAGTGTGACCCCTGTATTTAATAATCTAGTCGCTAATGAGGGAAGCTGTGATATAGAAGCGGAGCTTTTCAATCACAAGTATATTATTCCCATAAGGAGTTGTTTCTATATG TCTGATTTGCGGCAGATTGAGAACTTAATCCCAG CTGATTCTGATTGTGGCTTCAATCTCATAGTTATAGATCCCCCTTGGGAAAATGGCAGCGCTCACCAGAAACTGAG GTACCCAACTTTGCCTAACCGATACTACTTATCTCTCCCCGTCAAGCAACTTTGTCATACCTCTGGATCTCTTGTTGCATTGTGGGTTACCAACAGGGAAAAGTTGCGAGGTTTTGTGGAGAATGATTTGTTTCCGAAATGGGGAGTAAAATATGCAGCTAGCTTTTACTGGTTGAAG GTTAAAGCAAATGGGATGATGACCGGTGAATTGGACCTCTTTCATCATCGGCCATATGAATGCCTTCTCCTAGGATACTGTGAGGGAAAG GAGACTGATTCTGACAATATAAAAAGACTGAATCCTATACCAGATAATCGAGTATTCGTCAGTGTTCCTGGTGATTATTCAAGGAAACCCCCCATTGGAG CTTCTGATAATTTTCCTCCTACCATTGCCCACATGAATTAG
- the LOC104091070 gene encoding uncharacterized protein: protein MMQEYKITQKEQHDHIKSKESALCRVFSCSDENINNERKPENINKVNNETKPEHRNDDLDTLLLSLMPSITPHTSSNDGQRSIGEPQVKNQTEGIGPDLFDDDIVAELDCIFREDYLELNDLVGVASHSSSSENSSRQSLASDEYFDSMAFLRDLDDEKNQDLHGKGSTSNYRIMMYRRENDVVMQPTPLESLISGSAAVAKDTQPGPSNKAKFPSKSSPEQDVKRLKAECTNDEGPSHSYRATASSSSSSSSSHEPVATREEKRKKKLKKFLCFMPF, encoded by the exons ATGATGCAAGAGTACAAAATAACACAGAAAGAGCAGCATGATCACATTAAGTCAAAG GAGTCTGCACTTTGTAGAGTTTTCAGTTGCAGTGATGAGAACATAAATAATGAGAGAAAGCCAGAGAATATAAACAAAGTCAATAATGAGACAAAGCCAGAGCACAGAAACGATGATCTTGACACTCTCTTACTCAGCTTGATGCCATCAATTACCCCACACACTAGCAGTAACGATGGGCAACGTTCAATAGGTGAACCCCAG GTAAAGAACCAGACAGAAGGGATTGGGCCAGATCTCTTTGATGATGATATAGTAGCTGAGTTGGATTGCATTTTTAGAGAGGATTACTTGGAACTGAACGACCTTGTTGGTGTAGCATCACATTCGTCTAGTTCAGAGAATTCAAGTCGCCAGAGCTTGGCATCTGATGAATATTTTGACTCTATGGCATTTTTACGGGATCTCGATGATGAGAAGAACCAAGATTTGCATGGAAAAGGTTCAACTAGCAATTATCGAATAATGATGTACCGAAGAGAAAATGATGTGGTTATGCAGCCTACACCTTTAG AATCTCTTATTAGTGGGAGCGCGGCTGTAGCCAAAGACACTCAACCAGGTCCTTCTAACAAAGCCAAATTCCCCAGTAAGTCATCCCCAGAACAGGATGTTAAGAGGCTGAAGGCAGAGTGTACAAATGATGAAGGTCCATCACACTCTTATAGAGCGACGGCATCttccagcagcagcagcagcagtagcCATGAACCTGTAGCAACAAgggaagagaaaagaaagaagaagctCAAGAAGTTCCTCTGTTTCATGCCTTTCTAG